Part of the Sporomusa termitida genome, GACAATTTGCTCAAAACGGATCTTGAGGGCAACCAGGTCTTTTTCGGCTTTGGTTTTCTGACTTTGCACAAACTCCAGCAAGCGGACCGGGCTGATAATGGCTACCTGATGGGGTTGGGTTAGATCATAGCCATAATAAGCGGCCCGATGGCTGATGACGTCCGGATCAGAGGAGGGCTGAAACAATAATTGCTCCAGAAAATCGCTGATTGACCGTTCCTCAGTTTGTTTCATAATAATATGCCGGCAGATGTCGCCGGTGACCTCGACCAGCTTTACCTCCCAGGGCAGCTCAAAAACCGGGAATTTTGCCTGATCGGCCAGACTGATAACCTCAGGCGGCACTGTTTGGATATAAGGACCGACATTTACAATCAGCCCGGCCAGCTTTTTTTTGATAATGCCGCGCACGATCGCTTGCAGCTTATGTACATCCCCGTTTAAACCGATGCCGGTGATGATCAGCAGCTCGCCGCCCTGCACCCAGGGAATAACATCAGGCAAATCGATAAAATGCACCCACCGTAGCCGGCGGTCTAAGCCTGCTTTGCCGGCAACAAGGGTCAGTTTTTTTAGGGAAGGCAATGTAAACAGTTCCTGGCAGCTGATCATAGCTGGCAGCCTCCTCCCGGTTTGACGTGGCTTTATATGCTAAAATTTAAAGACAACCAGTTTTTCCTCAGTCATTTCTTTTACCGCATACTGGGGGCCCTCACGGCCAATGCCACTTTCTTTGATGCCGCCGTAAGGCATGTTATCTGTGCGGAAGGTGGCGCCGTCATTGATGATAACCCCGCCTGTCTCCAGCTTCAGGGCACATAAGCGGGCAATCTCCAATGAACCGGTAAACACCCCGGCCTGCAAGCCGTAGACAGAATCATTGACCATGGCAATCGCCTCTTCAATAGTATCATAAGGGATGATCGAGAAAACAGGGGCGAAGGCCTCCTGGCAGACAATACTCATAGTGGCGTCCACATCGGTCAGAATGGTTGGCTCAAACCAGGCCCCGCGCCGGTTGCCGCCTGTCAGCAACCGGGCTCCCCGGGCCACGGCCGCCTGCACCCAGGTTTCTGCCCGGGCGGCCTCCTGCCCGCTGATCATGGGGCCGATGTCAGTGGCGGGATCAAGCGGGTCACCCATAACCAGCTTCCGGGTATAGGCTACTGCCTGGTCGCAGAATTCACTATATACACGGCGCTGCACATATACCCGCTGGCAGGATATGCACACCTGGCCGGCATTGGCGAAGGCATATTGGGCACACAGCCCGGCCGCGGCCGGAATGTCGGTATCGTTGTGGACAATATTAGCCGAGTTAGAGCCTAATTCAAGGGCTACCCGCCGGAAGCCGGCATTCCTGAGTAAATCTTTGCCGACCGCGGGACTGCCGGTAAAGCTGTAAAAGCCGATCCGTTCCTCCGCGGTCAATAGTTGTCCCAGTTTGCCGCCTGCGCCTGTTAGCAGATTCAGGTGGCCGGCCGGTAAGCCGGCCTCGGCAAAGATCTCGCACAGCAATACCGCCGATAAGGGAGTTGCCGTCGCTGGTTTGTACACGACCGTATTGCCCGCGGCTATGGCCGGGCCCAGCTTATGGCAGGCCAGATTGAGCGGGAAGTTGAAGGGCGTAATGGCACAAACAATGCCCACCGGCTGCCGCAGGGTAAAAGCCCAGCGGTTTTCACAGCCCGGCGCCCCGGCCAGCGGTACCATCTCGCCGGTCAGGCGTTTGGCTTCTTCCGCCGACAGAATCAGCGTCTGTTCCGCCCGGGCCACCTCGGCCAGGGCTTCCTTGATCGGCTTGCCGACCTCCTGGGTAAGAAATTCAGCCATTTTTGTCTGGTTTTGCCTGAGCAGCCGGCTGGCTTTCAGCAATATCTCATAGCGCCGGTACGGCTCCAGTTTACCTGTTTTAAACGCTTGTTCAGCCGCATCAACCG contains:
- a CDS encoding PucR family transcriptional regulator, whose product is MISCQELFTLPSLKKLTLVAGKAGLDRRLRWVHFIDLPDVIPWVQGGELLIITGIGLNGDVHKLQAIVRGIIKKKLAGLIVNVGPYIQTVPPEVISLADQAKFPVFELPWEVKLVEVTGDICRHIIMKQTEERSISDFLEQLLFQPSSDPDVISHRAAYYGYDLTQPHQVAIISPVRLLEFVQSQKTKAEKDLVALKIRFEQIVRDVTAICPQKILSLLRVDDIILLMPCEDKTGGTCSNTELLSAILAQLAVKIPGLAVVAGVGGRFEQLPDARGSYLQAVKVLRFSARQPAARQIHVYEQLGIYKLLFEMDPGKLAAYHQEVIEPLLAYDAKQQMELVDTLFVYFEENGNAVKTAKRLFVHRNTLDYRLKKIEEISGRNLSDPYDRLTLQLGVIVGRQLEL
- a CDS encoding aldehyde dehydrogenase family protein; this translates as MQEYGLFIDGVWSTTGEKISVLNKATGEEIARISAAGAAEVTKAVDAAEQAFKTGKLEPYRRYEILLKASRLLRQNQTKMAEFLTQEVGKPIKEALAEVARAEQTLILSAEEAKRLTGEMVPLAGAPGCENRWAFTLRQPVGIVCAITPFNFPLNLACHKLGPAIAAGNTVVYKPATATPLSAVLLCEIFAEAGLPAGHLNLLTGAGGKLGQLLTAEERIGFYSFTGSPAVGKDLLRNAGFRRVALELGSNSANIVHNDTDIPAAAGLCAQYAFANAGQVCISCQRVYVQRRVYSEFCDQAVAYTRKLVMGDPLDPATDIGPMISGQEAARAETWVQAAVARGARLLTGGNRRGAWFEPTILTDVDATMSIVCQEAFAPVFSIIPYDTIEEAIAMVNDSVYGLQAGVFTGSLEIARLCALKLETGGVIINDGATFRTDNMPYGGIKESGIGREGPQYAVKEMTEEKLVVFKF